The window ATCGTTTTCTATAAAAAAATATTATTCTCATAATTTTTTTAAACATGACGATTTTGGTTCATTTTATAGTAATGGGCAAAATTTATTTATTCCTATAAATACGGAAAAAATATCTCTTTTTTCTAAAAAAATGTTTCTTTTTAAAGATCCTTTCTTTTCTTGTGAAAAAATACAATATTTTGATGTTAAAACTCCTACTTCAGAAATTTTTTATTCCAAAAATTCTTTTAAAGAAAAAATATCAGGATTTTTTTTTTCTCAAAGTCCAAATGAAAATACCAATTATTCTATAGAATATAGAAATCTTAATCATAAAAATGAACCTAATTTTGAAAAAAATCAAAAAATTTTTTTAACTACTTTTAGTTATCAAGATAAAGATAATTATTCATATAAATTATGGGGACATTATATTTTACAAAAATTCGATCTTAAAGAAGAAATCATAAAAAAATGGAACATTAGGAAAAATATTTTTTTTGATAAAAAAAAATTTATTTATAATAGATTTTATATAAATTTTATTCAAAAAATTAAAGAAAATAGGAATAAATCGTTTTTTTTAAAAACCTACATAGAATATGAAAAATATTCCAAAGATCATTTAATATATTATAAAAAAAATAAAATAAATCATTTTCATTTGAAAAATGGTTTATTTTTAATTTTTAATCAAAAAAAATTTAATTTAGAAATAGGATCTATTTTAGATAAAATCTATTATGAATTATTTTCTATTAATGAATATAATACAAAAATAATTCCTAAAAATAAGTATATAAAAAACTTCTCTATAGAAACAAAAATAAATTATCCTATTAATAACATTTTTAAATTTCATTCAAACGTTAAATGGATGATGGATAATTTTAAAAAACCTACTTCTTTACAAGGAAAGATTATTTTAAACACATTCTTTTTATCTAAAATAAATTTTTTAACTCAATTAAAAATTTATAAAAATACTATTAATAGTGATTTTATTCCTATTTATCTTTTATTAAAAAATAAAGATTGTTATAACAATCAACGAAAAAATATGCTTCTTTTTAATAAAGAACAAACAATAGATTTTTCTTTATTTTACGATAAAAATTATCATATTTCTTTTTTTATATCTAGACTAGATCATGTATTTCAAAATAAAACAGAAGAAATGGAAAAATTTTTATATCGTAAATCCCTTAAACTATACAGTTTAAAATTGACAACAATACATGATATATGGAAATTTCAATTACACAATACTTTTTTATATCAAAAAAATAATTCTGATCCGTTTATTTTTCCTATTCCAAATTTTTTATCAAGAAATACAATCTCTTATAAGGATAATTATTTTAATAAAGCTTTATCTATGCAAACAGGTTTTTCTATTCATTATTTTAGCAATTTTTATTATAAAAAAATTAATTATCCATTTGATTTACATTCTTTTTCTTCTGAAAAAGAATGTTTCCCAAATAAAATTGGAGGAAATCCTTTTATAGATTATTTCTTAAATTTAAAAATATATAAAACTGTATTCTATTTAAGCATTCAAAATATAGGATTAAATTATATTTCAAAAAATAATAAAGAATTATTTATTAAAATTGGATTTTTATGGAATCTTTTTACTTAAAAAAAAAATAAACATATAATTCATACAAATGAAAAATTTTTTTTATTTTATATTATTCTTTTTTATTATTCTATTTTTTTCTTATTCAGAAGATATAAAAAATAAGGAAAATAAAATAGAAAAAGAAAATGTAATAGAATATATTAAGAAATATGCTGT of the Blattabacterium cuenoti genome contains:
- a CDS encoding putative porin, with product MKIFILVFLLYIFPYNKKEIIDISKKNSIEEYHPIDQDYKFWTEKKNFKKTFLDTKSFSIKKYYSHNFFKHDDFGSFYSNGQNLFIPINTEKISLFSKKMFLFKDPFFSCEKIQYFDVKTPTSEIFYSKNSFKEKISGFFFSQSPNENTNYSIEYRNLNHKNEPNFEKNQKIFLTTFSYQDKDNYSYKLWGHYILQKFDLKEEIIKKWNIRKNIFFDKKKFIYNRFYINFIQKIKENRNKSFFLKTYIEYEKYSKDHLIYYKKNKINHFHLKNGLFLIFNQKKFNLEIGSILDKIYYELFSINEYNTKIIPKNKYIKNFSIETKINYPINNIFKFHSNVKWMMDNFKKPTSLQGKIILNTFFLSKINFLTQLKIYKNTINSDFIPIYLLLKNKDCYNNQRKNMLLFNKEQTIDFSLFYDKNYHISFFISRLDHVFQNKTEEMEKFLYRKSLKLYSLKLTTIHDIWKFQLHNTFLYQKNNSDPFIFPIPNFLSRNTISYKDNYFNKALSMQTGFSIHYFSNFYYKKINYPFDLHSFSSEKECFPNKIGGNPFIDYFLNLKIYKTVFYLSIQNIGLNYISKNNKELFIKIGFLWNLFT